Below is a window of Andrena cerasifolii isolate SP2316 chromosome 5, iyAndCera1_principal, whole genome shotgun sequence DNA.
aaaaaaaaagagaacaaaATAAAACAACAGAAAGGAAATTATGATTCGAACAAAGCTTACATAGAGACGAAAAAGTTGGTccctttttacccgactgcggcacgcaaaggagggtattgtgtttacaTCGTTCAATCTTCGATTATTCACTTCGGTTAACTTCGTCATTATATTATGTTTAAGCTTACGTACCTCGCGAGAGGCAATCGCGCTCGATGATAACCCTATAAATGATATGACATGACAATCGTATAAAACCGGAGATCTCGCGTGAAATGCGTGAGgcattctctttaaaaaaaatgaggcATGTTGCTGGGAGAAATTTGTTATACGTAGAGCTCATTTAATGAGGGTAGGTGCTAACTCCTAGTCGGATACCTCGGTGTCGGGGTCAAGATCCCGCGTGGGGGTCGACGCGTTGCTAGCGGACGCTGAGTGTGTTCCTGGCCGATGTGTTCTTCGTGGGTCGAACGGGTCGATTACTATCTGTTCGGTCCCTTTAATTTCAGCTCGGCAGAACGGACACCCCTGCCCCTCGGAGTCCTACGGATTCACGCAGCCCGTGTTAATATTCTCAGGAAGGTTGCTTCTTCGCGAGGCATACGTCCGCGCGGAGAATGAAACTGATCATCGGTACCTGCCACGCTGTCAGGCACGGAGTGCAAAGAAGGTGTCCGCAAGGTTCTATCCTCACATCCTTGTCCTTCTCCGCACAGATTTTACACAACTGGAATGTGCTACCCATCTCGCAGTACAGCTCGTATTGCTCCGCTGTGACTCTTATGTGCTCCTCCGGAGTGGGCTGCACCGCCCATGTTAAGTCAGGGTTTACGTTGTGACCGTCAGGGTACAAGTAGCTAGGAGCAGATCGTTAAGTTCACAGATACTTTTAAAGCTATATCGATACTTCTTTGCCAGCGTGCTTCTACTTACAAGCCTTCCCGATACCCGTCAAGCAAGGCTTGGCAGAGACTCTTGTTGTGAGGTATGGTCTGAAGAATATCTCCGTCGGACGTGACGTAACCGATGGCCCACTGTCCTAGCCTCGTGCAGCTCAGCCGGAACACGTAACTTCCAGGTCTGCAGTACTTCTGCAGGCGTGCCTTCACCTCGTCATAAGTTAGAAAAGCTACGTATCCAGGGTGGGTGACAGCCAGAATTTTCCAGTTACGCAAAAGCGTAGACCATGGCTGGAACAACCTGCGGAGAGGAGGATGAAATTAACACGCCCCTGATAAACGTACTAGACGCTTGTCTATGCGAACATACCTTGTAAATACATCGAATTcaaagttagaaatataatcaTTGCACGTAAGATCTATCGTGGACTTCAATGCCATGGCCTGTAGCACGGAACTAATTGGATGAACTTCGTTCAACTTGTCCCTGAATACCTTCCATGGAACCAATGTGCTAAAAACAAAAGCAGAGGTCAGCTGGCGTTGACACCCATCGAAGCAAAAGTATCGCAGTGTACGCGATTTAAAACGAGTTCCATTTACTCGGGAAAGATGCAATTCATGTACGTGATAGTTCTGAAACGCAGACTCATGTTCAAGCATGTATTATGGACTTATAAAGATAATCCATTATTTTCAGGATATTATTACTTTAATTGATAAAGTTTACGAAGTCTCATTAAATTCCGAATTATCGTAAGTCGAATAATACGGTCGCGGTGATAAAAAGTGAGTGTCATCTTCTGTTGCAAACGGGCGTCCAGTGCCGCAACGCTCGTGCACACAAGTATAGATTACGTGTGTACGTGTGCAAGAGGATGGACGCTATAGATTCGTAGCCGCACGTAGCCGGCTCAGTGCGAAAGCAGACCTTGCGGAGTGCGGTTGTCGGTTTCACATTTCCGTGGTTTATTAACATATATCCGGTAAGATTCGTTCGATCTTCACAGTGAGCGTACCGTCGAGGATAGTGATCGTATCATCAACGCATCCCTCGTACATACAGGAGAACGTAGAGTCAAAATCTGCCACGATCCTGCGTAAAATATCGCGCATATCCGTGCAACTCGATAGCGAAATCTTCGAGGTTTGCTCGCCGAACGGCAGATGGCAACCTATTTGCAACCGTTGTGCGCACAAAATACGCGGAGCAGTATTTTCGAAAGATTGCAGTTTTTCCTTTTTACGCTACTTTGCTAGCTGACTATGCCGCGGTGTAACGGatgaaaatttcacaaaattttctaGAATTTTCTAGCGTCGAGTTAATCTCGGTAATCGGTTATCGATCGATAGCTACTTAATCCATACACGGTGCCATATAGAAAGGATGATTATCAGGCCTCGATTTTGGGATTAACTGCGGAGTCACCGCGCATGTTGAACTTTGAAGTGCTGTTACTCATACAGTGTTTGCACTGGGAATTTCAGGAAACGCGATCGGTGTACCTTGTCACGCACCGGagaatgcattttttaaaattggcgcTGCCAGTGGGGTTTGCGCACGTTATCCGAAATTTCGCAGGCACGTAATTTGATAGTTTGACACCTGCCCCTCCACCCTCCTGCCTTGCTACAAGAGTAGAATAACGTAGCATGCGATCTTTTTGTTCCTGTACCTAAGAAACTTAATAAGATCCCAAAAATCTCAACTAAAGGGGCGTTCGCGGCGTTCAACGATTACATGGGACAAAGTTaccattttatttcatttcatttcatgaaGATGCATGGTACCGTTGTCCGTAGAGGTATTATCGCTTCCGACGCCTACGATGAAATGCTAATCAGTTCCCGTCAATTCGCGAGAAATTTCTCCAACTTCGCTCGATTTCGAAAGATGCAATCCTCGTGTATGCGGAAGCTCATCTTACAAAGGAAATGTAGACGGACCTGTTCACCGTCTCGCGTATCATGGCCAGTGAATCCTCGTAGTGGCGGTGCTGTCGCACACACGCGCAGCGTTAACTGTGACAATGAGACCTCGTGACGACATTACGCCTCAGGGGTGCTcaactatttttcgcgcgaagTGAAACTACAGACTGCCGTAATAGGGACAGAGAGAAAAGTAACGCGAAAGCAAGTTTCGAACGCCCTGCGTGTCACGTACGCGCACACAACACCGTCACGTAATCGGCATCGTAAACACTCCCGCGAACCAACGGCAGAAACGATTTTCGCGCGACGAGTCATACATTAATTATGAAGTTGCAAGTAATCGTCACGCGAGTAAGGTTAGGGTTAAATTATCGCGCGGTTCTAACCTTCGTAACTTAATGACCGATCGAAACGAACGGCATAGAGTAGTGAAATGAATTCGTAGCTATAATACGTAGCCTCGTTAGCGATTTTACCAGATAGATGATAATTACTCGAAGCTTGTTATTAACTCGCTAATTACAATGTTTGCCGCGCACATTTTCCCACCTGGCGTTCGAATCGCAACGAGATATTCTAAGTGTCGATCGATTTCAGTTGCAGCTTCAGCCATGAGTGGGAACGAGAATTACAAAGAGGCGAAATCGATTTACGATTTCACCGCTAACAATATCAAGGGCGCGGAGGTTCCTCTATCGACGTAAGCAACGCCTGCTACACTTCATTTTTCCACACAACGAGGTTGTAGAGACCAgcggtcgaatgaaactgttaaaattttcagtcaattatgaaataactgcaatttcatggctattatcttttctgttccgCGAAAGCTCTTACAAAATGTAGGGTATTAACCGAAGCTTTTATTCCACACATTTTCCCGTAACtaggaaacttttattttctcgaaagtagaaaaaagttccAGTTACACAGGGACATTTACCTATTCtgctttgaaaaatttaaactttgagACAAGCAGAAGTTGAAATTTAAACCGTTcggcgaaaataattatataaaaatcccaatccaaattaaaaaaaaatattccaaattctacattttacccttaaatatctgttgCAAAGTATACGATCCTCCAGAACTTTTCTTAATCGAACATGCAATAATTCTTACAACGGAATTAAAGCGTTAATGCCCAAAGTTGTCATAAAACAGAAAAGAAGCGATTTAAAAGTCAAAACTTCgacaaataacttttatttgtaaaaattaacagTTTCGTTCGACCCCCGGTAGAAACGAATGTATAACTATGGCTAATATTATCCTATTTACAGGTACGAAGGACACGTGTGTTTGATCGTGAATGTCGCGTCGAAGTGTGGCCTCACAGCAACGAACTACAAAGAACTGAATGAACTGTACGATGAATATTCGGAGTCCAAAGGTgggaaaagaaaaatttgacACAGATTTATAAAATACTCGTTCGAAACTTATTTACCGATTACCGGAACCATATGCTTGCAGGTTTAAGAATTCTGGCCTTCCCCTGCAATCAATTCAACGGGCAGGAACCAGGTGGCAGCGACGAGATCTGCAGCTTTGCCGATCGGCAAAAGGTACAATTTTACGAGTACGGTGGACACGAATACCTCCTACGGGTACCCGCGGAAGTCTCTTTTCACCGTAAAATTGCTTCTCGTTCCAGGTAAAATTCGACCTATTCGAGAAGATCGACGTGAACGGGGATAACGCGCACCCCCTGTGGAAATATCTGAAGAAAGAGCAAGGAGGGACTCTTGGGAGCTTCATAAAATGGAACTTCACCAAGTTCATCGTGGACAAAGAGGGCAAAGTGGTGGAACGGCACGGTCCCAACGTGGACCCCACCAAACTCAAGAGTAACCTCGAGAAATACTTCTAAATGTTCTCATGATAATTGTTCTTCTATATCCACGAAGAGTTGCAACCATAGCACTTTCTCTCTGTAACCGATGAAAGTATTCAAGGAAGATGGATATTCGAGTTGTTCCTTAAAAGAAGATCAAAGTTACTCCTGTCGACAAGATCAAAGTTACACCTATTAAGAAAATCGAAGTTATTCCCATCGACAAGACAAAAGACCGCACCACTCGATAATTTATACGTTCCACCGTAGATCGTAGACTCGTGGCATTGGCATCTGTTGCTCTCGTCGCTCAAAGATCACGTTGCATATTTTTTCATACCCGCGTACATAGCATTACAGTTTCCAATCTGCAAGTGAAGAATTTATTTTTCGTTACATGaatactaatatatatatatccacaCGCAGACGTCTCACTACTGTATATTCACGTGACGCACAATAAAAAGCGTGTAGCTGCTTCGGCACTTTGAGTGTCTTGAAAACTTGCGTGCACAAGGTTCGCCACATCGACTGTATAGATTTCTCCGGCGCGCCGTCCATTGTCTCTTCCTTAACGGCAGCCGCGTACTT
It encodes the following:
- the Gtpx1 gene encoding glutathione peroxidase-like 1 isoform X1, with the protein product MHFLKLALPVGFAHVIRNFAVAASAMSGNENYKEAKSIYDFTANNIKGAEVPLSTYEGHVCLIVNVASKCGLTATNYKELNELYDEYSESKGLRILAFPCNQFNGQEPGGSDEICSFADRQKVKFDLFEKIDVNGDNAHPLWKYLKKEQGGTLGSFIKWNFTKFIVDKEGKVVERHGPNVDPTKLKSNLEKYF
- the Gtpx1 gene encoding glutathione peroxidase-like 1 isoform X2; the protein is MSGNENYKEAKSIYDFTANNIKGAEVPLSTYEGHVCLIVNVASKCGLTATNYKELNELYDEYSESKGLRILAFPCNQFNGQEPGGSDEICSFADRQKVKFDLFEKIDVNGDNAHPLWKYLKKEQGGTLGSFIKWNFTKFIVDKEGKVVERHGPNVDPTKLKSNLEKYF